A single Verrucomicrobiaceae bacterium DNA region contains:
- a CDS encoding ThuA domain-containing protein: protein MKKPSSPYSPSPPSSTSPAQEVKPLKVLMVCGGCCHDYANQKLILAEGISARANVEFTIVHEESRVKDDRTHQVSIYKKPDWAAGYDVVVHNECFGAVTDVPFVEGIAKPHFEGVPAVMLHCSTHSYRTAKTDEWRKCVGQTSMSHEKNRDLKVRNVAEAHPIMKGFPKEWNDTKDELYKNEKLWENFTPLASAYGEETKKDHHVIWVNQYGKGKVFGTTLGHGNHTMEDPIYLDLVTRGLLWSCGKLGEDGKPLPGYEAKQK, encoded by the coding sequence ATGAAAAAGCCCTCCTCGCCTTACTCACCCTCACCGCCTTCCTCCACGAGCCCCGCACAGGAGGTGAAGCCACTGAAGGTGCTCATGGTCTGCGGTGGCTGCTGCCATGACTATGCGAACCAGAAGCTCATCCTGGCGGAGGGCATCAGCGCCCGTGCGAATGTGGAGTTCACCATCGTGCATGAGGAATCACGCGTGAAGGATGACCGCACGCATCAGGTCAGCATTTACAAAAAGCCCGATTGGGCCGCTGGATACGATGTGGTGGTGCATAACGAGTGCTTCGGTGCGGTGACGGATGTGCCTTTCGTCGAAGGCATCGCCAAACCACACTTTGAGGGCGTGCCCGCCGTGATGCTGCACTGCTCCACGCACAGTTACCGCACTGCCAAAACCGATGAATGGCGCAAATGCGTGGGCCAGACATCCATGAGCCATGAAAAGAACCGCGACCTGAAGGTACGCAACGTCGCTGAGGCACATCCCATCATGAAGGGCTTCCCCAAGGAGTGGAACGACACCAAAGACGAGCTCTACAAGAACGAAAAGCTCTGGGAGAACTTCACCCCGCTGGCCTCGGCCTATGGTGAGGAAACCAAGAAAGACCACCACGTCATCTGGGTGAACCAGTATGGCAAAGGCAAGGTCTTCGGCACCACGCTGGGCCATGGCAACCACACCATGGAAGACCCGATTTACCTCGATCTCGTCACACGCGGCCTGCTGTGGTCCTGCGGCAAGCT